The genomic segment GTGACGGAAAGAGGAGCATCTCATGTTCGAGGAGTTGCATCAAGATTGGCCTCAATCGCAAATGTCTTTGGTTGTTCTAAAAAAGTACGTACAGTGTTTTCTACGATACCGCGATCTATCATCTCTCTCTTCAAATTATACGTGGAAATAGCCTTTTTCACTGCATCGTAATTTTGTTTATTTTGATACATATCACCCCTATCTGGTAAATGCTGATATGCTCCATCTATGAGGAGCGAAAGCTCATTCATCACTTCCGGACTATACTCTCATGATATTCTTGTTTCAAGGGCACGAATTTTATTACTATAGGTCGTGAAATCGACCATTTTAACCTGTGTTTCTGCGACAGCTATTGGGAGAGATGCGGTTACTTTCTTATTATTGAGCAGATAAAATACAGTGCTCACAATCCACCAAGCAAACCATATGATCACAATACCCGATACAACTCAAATAATGATTTTTTTTGTTTTTGCGGCAGATTCTTCATTGGCAGGATTCAGTAATAGCTGAGCACCAGCATACATGATATAAATCACCGCTATCAATGTAAGAAACCCCAAAAGATATACAATCAAATCTTGGACAGCTTGCGCAATGCCTTTACCAGTTACAACTCATACATTCTTTCATAGCAATCACCCCACCGCATCAACGCCGGCCCTAAAACAGTTATTCCCTCAACAATTAAAACTAATGCTCGAAGCAAATGTGGTATGCACGAACAAAAATCAGAAGACGAGAGAAGATATAAGAATCGCTTTTTTCATATTCCTTTTCATATTAACAGATTATTCTCATAAATTCAAATGATTTCTCGATTTATCAGAGGATATTGACACAGAAAGTGTCTTGACTTATACTTTTTTGTGTTACCACCTCCCACTGGCTCCTCCTCAACCAAATCCACCACCGCCAAATCAGCCACTCGAACCTCAACCAAATCCACCGCCAAATCCACCACTATGAGTATTTTGAAAATTTCGAATAAGAGGAATTTTTTGATACACATATTTGGAAAGAAAGAAATCGAGAAGAAGACCTATGATGAGCCCAATTCCTCAACCAATAATCCCCCGTAACACGAGTCAAACAATCACACCGACAACACCTCAGAGCCACCATGATTTGGATGCCGAGAGCACACTGAGAAAACCCCATCCAAAGAAGAGAATCAGAAATCAAAAAGGTGCTATAGTATCGATGAGAGCACTTTTTGGTGCCGGTAAATCGACCACCTCACCCCGTAGAATCGGGCTCATCGCTGTGATTGCCGAAGCAATCCCATCAAAGTATTGCTCTTTCTGAAAAGCAGGCGTGAGATATTCATCAATAATCCTCTTTGACATAAGATCCGTCATCACTCCTTCCAGTCCACGTCCGACCTCAATTCGCATCTCTCGTTCTGCCGGTGCGATGAGAATCAAGAGACCATTATCGAGTCACTTCTGCCCAACTCACCATGTACGAGCAAGAGTTATACTCACTTCTTCTATAGTCCGACCTTGAAGACTTTTGAGAATCGCGATGCCGACTTGGTGATGCGTCTCTGTTTCTAGAGAACTCAGGGATTTCTCGAGTCATTGGTTTTCGACAGGACTCAACATACCTACCTCATCTAAAATATGACCAACTGGGGCTGGTGGAACGACAAATTCTGCCAGTACCATGATACAAGCCATACTCAAAAATACAGCACTTGTACGAGAGAGGAGTTTCATAAGGTGAGATTTTATTCTATCAAATTATTTGATATCAAATTCTATCTTTGGTGCCACATCAGATCCAGTCTGTGCATCAAAAAGAACTGCTTTTTCAAAGCCAAAAAATCGAGCAATCACTACGCGCGGAAATTGAGTAATCATAATGTTCCACTGTGCTGCTACGGCATTAAAATCACCTCGCGCAACTCCAATACGATTTTCTGTACCTTCAAGCTGTGACTGGAGATCTTGGAAACCCTTTGTAGCTGTCAATTGTGGATATGCCTCAACTGAGACGAGCAGACGACTCAATGCTCCAGAGAGTTCTCCTTGAGCAGCACTAAATTGTGCCAGACTCTGTGCGTTAGTTGGATTTACCTGTATCTGCGTTGCTTTCGCACGTGCCTCTACGACATCAGTCAGTGTCTTTTTTTCAAAATTGGCCGCTCATTGAACTGTTGAAACAAGCTGTGGTACGAGATCATTACGACGTTGATATTGGACCTCCACATCGCTCCATGCCCGATCGACTCCTGCCCGACCAGAAACGAGGGAATTGTATGCGCCCATGAGCCAGAGAACTCCGAGAGCTACAACGACAACAATGATGAGAAATAATTTTTTCATAGAAGAAATAGAGAGAAGAAATAGAGAGAAAAATTATAGAGTTTTTTCTGTGAATACAAATATATGATATCTTGCATTTTGTAGGTTTTCATATAGACTCACATCATCCTATTACCACAGCAAATCTTCAGCCCTTTTTGCTTTGTGCTTTATTATCTTTTCTTTTAACATCGTATGAATCCTCTTCTCCTCAAGATAGCGAAATTTATGGCCCAAAGGCCAAAAGATAGAACCATACGTCTCTTTCATATACTAATGGGACTTATTATTATGGAAATCCTCTGGATAGCACAAGACCGTTCGTTTCTCGATATTCCTTTTATGGGGATACAAGCACCACATAGAGAAAAATATATCGAATATGGCCTCTTTGTTCTCGGTATCATTCCTCTCTTTAAAGGACTCCTCCCATTCTGTCTCGTAAAACATGGTACCCTCAGGATAGCTCAAATATTGCTCGGTATCCTCCTCATACTCGTCGGTGGACCAATCATGGATCCTGCCGTGAAAGCGCCAACGCCAAAACCCGATCCAGCACCAACCACACAATCAGCTCCAACATGAGTGCCAGTAACCACTACTAGTGTTTTTAAGATAGATTTTTGAACAGAAAAAGTCCCCTCCAGTCATCCTGGGGCTCTCTTGGTACTTCTTGGGACATTGTGGATACTGGTCTGAGCGACAGGAAAAGGCACCACAGAAAAGTGCCTCCGTTACAAGGAAGTAGTCAAAAAAATCAGAGTGTAACGAAATGTTTTATTCTGGCCCCCTTGTTAACCTGTCATATGCCCAAGAAAGAAAACTAGGGACTAAAAAACATCCTGACCGAGAAGAAAGTGGCTCTGCTTCTGGAACAGAAATTCATTGAAAATCCTGATTAGCACGCTCCACTGTTGCCCTTATATTTGCATCATCTTCATCTTCCACTTCAAAAGAGATATCATCAAGAGCACATGCACATTTTGTTGTATGAACTCGTTTCAAAATATCCTGCCGTATTCTTTTTTGTTCGGGTTCTAAAATCTCTCTTGAACCGATAACCGTAAAACAAATATGTTTTCATCCTTCATCAAGACGGTATTGTATCTGAACTATATTTGGATATACTTCAGGTACTTGATCACAGAGATTCTGTCGAGCAATCTCAAGAGAAGATTGTGTTGGATTGGTGGAGAGTGACATAGAGAATAATTATATCTATATAATCAACTTGTCAACTATATGAAAAAACTTCGTGCGATATTCTTTGGCACTCCTCAGCTTTCGGCTGATATTTTAGCGTATCTGCTTAATTCAGAAGGACTCAATATCGTCGCAATAGTCTCAAACCCTGATGCGGCTGGTGGACGAGGACATGCACTTATCCCATCCCCTGTAACTCTCCTGGCAAAAGAGAGAAATATTACGCTTCTTCAACCGGAAAAGGTCAAAAATAATCCTCTGTTCCTCGAAGCCATCAAAACTCTCAAGCCTGATATCTGCCTGGTGGTGGCGTATGGCAAGATCCTCCCACAAGAACTCATCGATATCTCTCCGATGGGTTTTCTCAATGTCCATACCTCGCTTCTACCAAAATATCGTTGAGCTGCGCCAATCCAGCACGCCCTCTTAAATGGTGAAAAAATAACTGGACTCACAGTGCAACAAATGTCTCTCGGTATGGATGAAGGCGATATCCTCATCCAAGAGACTTGGAAAATAAGCAAAGATGATACCACAGGAACCCTTTTTGAAAAAACTGGCAAACGAGCTGGACCGCTCCTGGCCGAAGCTGTGAAGTGATTACAAAATGGAACTGTTACGCCGCAGAAACAAGAGAGCGCAGAAGCAACTTATACCAAATATATCAAAAAAACTGATGGAGAAATCCAACCAGATTGGTCGCTTGAGAAAACCTACCATGCTTGGCAGGCCTACACACCTTGGCCAGGACTCTCTATCTTTTTCGGAGAGACAAAAGTCACACTGCATCGAGTATCTAAATCCCCCTACTCAAGCACTCAAGCACTCAAGCACTCAAGCACTGTTCTCTCTTTTGAAGTAAAAAATTGACTCCCCGCTCTCGCTCTCTCCGATGGTTACCTCATCATCCACGAACTCACACCAGCTGGGAAGAAACGAATGTCTGGTGAGGATTTTGTAAGAGGGTTTATGAAATAATTTTCTATATATTATGCAATCAAAAAAACCAGAAACGATTCTTTTCCAATGAAAAATTATCGAAGTGGTATCGCAGGAGCAATCCGACGGAAGAAAGTTTGAGATAGCTCGGAGGTCGCCAGGAGTACGAATGATCATTACTGATGGAAGTCGTATTCTTATCACAAAAGAATGGAGAAATGAACAAAACGGATTTGACTATCGACTGCCTGGAGGAAAGGTCTTTGATAGTCTCAGAGAATACGAGGAAAAATTACAAAGTGGCTGAGATATGATCCAATATGCTGAGGAAGCGATTCGGAGAGAATGTCGCGAAGAAACAGGATTGATAGCACATACATTGAAACTTTTCTCTATCAGTAGAGCAGGAGCGACAATCGAGTGGGATCTCTATTATTTTATCGTGGATACATTTGAAGAAAGCCCCAAAGGGCAAGAACTCGAACATGGCGAGCATATCACTCCGGAATGGATCGCGATAGATGACGTCAAAAAAATGTGTCTAGATGGACGCATCCAAGAGGATAGGACGGTAGGGGTTTTGTTACGATATATCTTATGCAACTCCAAATAATTCTCTACCTCTAAGAAGATTGAAGCAGAACACAAACATACTACTTTGGTGCGAGTGTGAAAGTTATAAAATTTTAGCTAATATAATATTTAATAAATAAAATTTGTAAATCATAGTATATCGCTATAATATATACTATGAAATTAGGAAACTCACCCCCTACAAGCAATCCTGGACCTAAAATTGGTCTATCTCTTTGTTTTGCTCTTGCCACCATCTGAGTGCTTTCTGGATGAGAAAAAAACCCTTCTTGAAACCCAGTAACCACACCTCCTGTCGCAGGGGGAAAAAACGGTGACTTTTACAGTGGACCAGAATGATATCAAATAAGTGCTGTTGATTTTTTGCAATCAGGGTGATTTTTTGGGGGAGGAGGAATATCTCCATCCACTTTTCGATCGCTTGTCCCTAGTCTATCAGAAGATAGACCAGTAGATAATGTTGTTCCACTTGAGGAACTATTTACAAGGTATGATACTATTGTGAATGAATTATCAGACAGAGCTCTTGCACCCGATAGAAAAAATACACTCCTCGAAGAAGGGGTAGAAATCTTAGCTGGTATAATAAGTGATAGAGAAGTGTACATTATCCCAGATCCGCTTCGCATAAGAACTACTGGGGAGTATCCACTAGAAACACCATGAAACAAAATAATTATACGTCCAAGTGGAATTCTATTACAAACACCGAAAGGGAGTGTAGGTCTTGGGTATGAAGTACGAGTTGCGCGACCTTGAGAAAAATTTCGCTCATTTGTTTTCAATGCACCAGTTGATCTCATTTTCTTTCCCGAAAAACCATGAAACCCTATACCACTTCAAGAATTACTTGATGCTTTGCGTGAACTAGCAGCATCAGATAAAATAGTAATTAATGAACAAAATATGAAGAAACTTCGAGAAATTTTTCCGAAGGAATAAAAACAGAAAACTAACTACTAATTATTTTTGTCTTTGATAGTCTCACTAGATTTCCTCGTGCTTTTTCACGAGGGAGCTAAGCAAGACTCTCGGGAGAAATAGTATCTCCATTTGGTAACTGGATCAAACTTAAAACGGCTCTTCGAAACACCCCATCTACCGGCTCTGAAGGTATCCCCAATGTTTCACAACTTGTTAGAACAGCATGATAATTAATCAAAACTCAAATTCATTTTCCCATTCTTTCTCCTAATCTTGGATTATCTCAATATCCCCCCATTAATACATTGGCCACAAATCAAGATGTAGCGCTTTGAATAATAGTATTATTTGGCAAACAAGGGTAAACTGTTGATAATCAATGAGCTAACTCGGTAACGCCTTCACCTCAGAGATTTCATCAATTCTTTCTGACTCTTTCTATACAGGAAACTGTTCTGGCTACAAAATTTGGGCCTCAATCAATCATGGGGGTATACTTATAAATATATAATACTAACTATATTTTTATGTCAAACTACAATTTCTTTTTCTGTTTATACGAATACACCGCAAATACTCCCACAATAACCACGATCAAAATATAACTCAGATATTGAAGGACTACCTCGTAGGATTCGACGAAGAAAATCCCAATCAAGAGGATGCAGACTGCCCAGATTGATGAACCAACGATATTTGCCACCCAAAATTTGCGACCAGAGAGCCCTTGTGATGCAGCTAGGTAGGGAACAAACGAGCGAAGAAGGTTGTGAAATTTACCACCAATAATAAACCAAAAACCATTTTTATGTACTTGGCGTTCGAGAAATCCAAGTTCTTTTGGACCAAGACCAATCCAGAGACCGTATTTCTGGAGCAATTCTTTGCCAGATATTCTCCCCATCATATATCCGAGTGCATTCCCGAGACAAGCGCCGAGCATAGCGAGCACTGCCGAGAGAAGAAATATATTCATATCCCTCTGTACGAAAAATCCACCCACAAGTATCATCACATTCATACCAGGCACCACCACGCCAATAAATGGAAATGATTCTATCATAGCAACAAGGAAGAGAATCAAATAATTCCAGTTCCCCCATGATCGAATCTGCTCACCCATCCAATCAAGTATTGTTCGAATCGTTTCTGGTGATGTAAAAGAGAGAATCCCGATACCAATCATGGCGATCAAGAAGATGACATGGAGAACGAGTGTCGTGATTTTGAGAAAATTCTTGAAAGATTTCATAGGTGCATAAGTATAAAGAAAAAATCGGAAATGATAGTAAAATTCACCGAGAAAATAATCAAAAAATAAAAATCATATTTTGCAAGTTTGATCTCTCTCGGGAACCAACTTGCCACAAAAAGCATTTCAATATGGCAAAAAATTGAGTACAATTTTATATCACAACATATAACGCCTGAGAGGTAATGAGGATATTTTGAAAAGTTTTTGCTTTTCGGAAAAAACTACATATTGTGTCGACACCAATTTTTTGGCACAATATATAGTTATTTTCTATTTTTATGGCACTCTATAAGATCCGCAAGCGCAATGGCGCTATTGTCACTTTCAACCGACACAAAATCGAGCATGCCATACAAAAAGCTATCGAAGCCGTCTGAGGGGAAGATTTCTCTCGAGTTCATACCCTCGCTGATGAGGTCATCGCACGTGCCAAAGAGCACGCTGGTGCTGATCTGCCAAATGTCGAGATGATCCAGGATGCTGTGGAGGAAATCCTGATCAAACACGGACACGACTCTGTCGCAAAAGCATTTATCCTCTATCGTGAAAAACGTGCAGAAACTCGTACTGACCGATTGGTCGTCGTAGAAGTCGGGAAAACAATGGAAGAATATCTCAATCGTTCTGATTGGAGAGTCAATGCTAACGCTAACTCTGGTTACTCGCTCGGGGGGATGCTCCTCAATACTTCTGGTAAAATAACAGCCAACTACTGGCTTTCTCATATTTATCCTTCTGAAGTCGGAAATGCTCATCGAAATGGGGACTATCACATCCATGACCTCGATATGTTCTCTGGATATTGTGCTGGCTGGTCGCTCAGACAGCTCCTTGAAGAAGGATTCAATGGTATGCCAAATCGTATCGAATCAGCACCTCCTCGCAATCTCCAAGCAGCAGTCAATCAGATGATCAATTTTCTCTGAACACTCCAAAACGAGTGGGCAGGAGCGCAGGCATTTTCTTCTTTTGATACCTATCTCTCTCCCTACGTTTACAAACATGAACAAGAACTCCGACGTGATATCGATGAATATGGAATGAAATTTTCAAGTGATGTAGAAAAAGAAAAATATATCGATGAGAAGACGTACGCATATGTCTACCAACAAATGCAGAATTTTGTTTTTGGACTTAATGTGCCATCTCGTTGGGGCACTCAGACACCATTTACCAATATCACGCTCGACTGGACTTGTCCAGAAGATCTCGCCGATAAAGGACTCCATCTCGGTGGCTATGACAAGGGTGAATATGTGAAAAAATTTGGAGAGCTTGATAAAGAACGAGCTATTATCAACAAGGCACTTCTAGAAGTATATGCAGCTGGTGATAGCAAAGGCCGTGTCTTCACCTTTCCGATTCCTACCTACAATATCACGGAAGACTTTCCGTGGGATTCTCCTGACACGCTCCGAATTTTCGATGTCACAGCCAAATATGGACTTCCCTATTTTCAAAACTTCATCGGTTCTCAATACAAACGAGTCAAAGATGAGCATGGCAATATGGTCACAGTAGAGAACAAAGAGGCCTACAAGCCCGGTGCAGTCCGATCAATGTGTTGTCGTCTTCAGCTCGATCTCCGAGAGCTCCTCAAGCGATGAAATGGTCTCTTCGGTTCTGCCGAAATGACGGGATCTATCGGGGTTGTCACGCTCAATCTCGCACGTATCGGATACAACACCAAGGGTGACAAAGAAGCATTTAAAGAGCGCATTCATCAACTGATGAATCTCGCAAAAACATCACTTGAAATCAAACGAAAAGTCCTTGGGGAGTGGCTTGAAAAAGGTCTCTATCCATACACCTATCGATACCTCCGATCCTTTAGAAATCATTTCTCAACGATTGGGCTCAATGGTATGAATGAGGCCATTATGAATTTTACTGAAGGAAAAGAAGATATCTCGACTGATTGGGGTAAGGCATTTGCTACTGAAGTGCTCGAATATATGAGAGATGTCCTCAAAGAATATCAAGAAGAGACCGGTAATATGTACAATCTCGAAGCAACGCCTGCTGAAGGAACGACCTATCGTTTTGCAAAAGAAGATCAAAAACAGCTCCCTCATATTATCCAATCATGAACACCTGATAATCCCTATTACACGAATTCTTCTCAGCTTCCTGTCAATTTCACTGATGATGCATTTGAAGCGCTCGAATATCAAAATGAGCTCCAATGCAAGTATACCGGTGGTACCGTTCTCCATCTCTACATGGGAGAACGGATGAGCGATGCGGAGGCCTGCAAAAATCTCATCAAGAAAGCTCTCTCAAACTATCAACTCCCCTACATCACTGTCACGCCCACCTTCTCTATCTGTCCAAAACACGGTTACGTCAATGGGGAACATGATTATTGTCCAAAATGTGATGCAGAGCTCGGCTATACTGGAACTAAATTTGATATAGACTTCCGAAAGATTTATACTGCTGATGACAAAAAGATGCATGAACTCGAACATACTCATGCTTGTGAATGCTCTACCCCGGTAGTATAAAATTTCCTTATTTTTTCTTTCTTCTCTTTTATTTTTTATTTAATTTTATATGTCTGCATTTTTTATTGATTGCAATGGCAATACCGTTGAACGCACAAAATGTGAAATCTACACTCGTGTGATGGGATACTACCGACCTGTAAGCCAATTTAATAATGGAAAGAAATCAGAATTTTATACTCGTACCTACTTTGATGAGGCAAAGAGCGATAATTCTTGTTTTATGACTCAATACGGGGCAGCTTAGATACAAAGTTTATTTGGTTGAGTTTGTTTTGTTGGTTTAGTCGGTTCTACCTCCATGCCACCTAGAGGCGAGAGTCCGAGAGGAAATACTGTCTGAGCGTCATGAAAAACAAAAATAAGCTGCCAATATGGCGAGCGAGTTTATTTCCTTTCGGTGGTTTTGGGTACTTTTGCCATCAAAAGTACCAGAAGGCCGCCAGAAATTAAAGTGGTTTGATGACCTGGCTTCGCCTAGGGTGCCTATAACTTTTCAATCTATGCTCCTCTCTGGCATCAAAAAATCCACCCTTCTCGATTATCCTGGCAAAGTCGCTACGATTGTTTTTACCATGGGATGCAATATGCGTTGTGGGTATTGTCACAATAGCGAATTTGTTTTGCCAGAAAAGATGAAAGAAATTTGTCATGACTGTATCAGTGAGGATGTCTTTTTTCGTTTCTTGAAAACAAGGACTGGTTTTCTCGATGGCGTGGTGGTCTGCTGAGGTGAACCAACGATTCATAGTGATTTACCAAACTTCTGCCGAAAAATCAAAGAAGCCGGCTTTCTCGTCAAGCTCGATACCAATGGAAGTAATCCTGATATGCTCGAACGGCTCCTTGATGAAGGAATATTGGATTATGTCGCCATGGATATCAAATATCCTCTCGAGCAATATCGAATTGTCAGTGGTGTAGAATTTGATATAACACTCTATCAAAAGAGCATTGCGCTGATTATGGCTCGTCTCCCTAACTACGAATTTCGCACGACAGTCATCAAGGGTGTTCACTCTGAAGAGGATATGAAAAAAATTGGCGAGACGATTCAATGAGCAAAGAATTATTATCTCCAGAATTATCGTCCATGAAATACACTGGATCCAAACTTTGTGTGAGGAAGCTTTCTCGAATCAGAACTTCTCGAACTCCAAAAAATCATGGAACCATATGTGGAGAAATGTGGAGTAAGAATGTAATTCGCTCAAGGTTTTATTAGTTTAATTGGCTTGTTTGTTGCCCCCTTGATAAAGGGGGTGGACAATAAGAGTGAAGATGGGGGATTTGTGAATCATAAAACCCTTACTTGGTATTTGTTCGGTGAAAATCCCCCCTACCCCCCTTTATCAAGGGGGCATTTTTACATATTCCTTCTTTTTTATTTTTTCAAAAGTTGTCTTAACTCTCATCTCCATCATCCTCAAACGCTTCGAGAACAATCTCACGAATCCTCTCAAA from the Candidatus Gracilibacteria bacterium genome contains:
- a CDS encoding TPM domain-containing protein, with translation MKLLSRTSAVFLSMACIMVLAEFVVPPAPVGHILDEVGMLSPVENQGLEKSLSSLETETHHQVGIAILKSLQGRTIEEVSITLARTWGVGQKGLDNGLLILIAPAEREMRIEVGRGLEGVMTDLMSKRIIDEYLTPAFQKEQYFDGIASAITAMSPILRGEVVDLPAPKSALIDTIAPFGFLILFFGWGFLSVLSASKSWWLGGVVGVIVGLVLRGIIGGGIGLIIGLLLDFFLSKYVYQKIPLIRNFQNTHSGGFGGGFGGGSSGGFGGGGFGGGGASGRW
- a CDS encoding LemA family protein; its protein translation is MKKLFLIIVVVVALGVLWLMGAYNSLVSGRAGVDRAWSDVEVQYQRRNDLVPQLVSTVQGAANFEKKTLTDVVEARAKATQIQVNPTNAQSLAQFSAAQGELSGALSRLLVSVEAYPQLTATKGFQDLQSQLEGTENRIGVARGDFNAVAAQWNIMITQFPRVVIARFFGFEKAVLFDAQTGSDVAPKIEFDIK
- the fmt gene encoding methionyl-tRNA formyltransferase, with amino-acid sequence MKKLRAIFFGTPQLSADILAYLLNSEGLNIVAIVSNPDAAGGRGHALIPSPVTLLAKERNITLLQPEKVKNNPLFLEAIKTLKPDICLVVAYGKILPQELIDISPMGFLNVHTSLLPKYRGAAPIQHALLNGEKITGLTVQQMSLGMDEGDILIQETWKISKDDTTGTLFEKTGKRAGPLLAEAVKGLQNGTVTPQKQESAEATYTKYIKKTDGEIQPDWSLEKTYHAWQAYTPWPGLSIFFGETKVTLHRVSKSPYSSTQALKHSSTVLSFEVKNGLPALALSDGYLIIHELTPAGKKRMSGEDFVRGFMK
- a CDS encoding NUDIX domain-containing protein, producing the protein MQSKKPETILFQGKIIEVVSQEQSDGRKFEIARRSPGVRMIITDGSRILITKEWRNEQNGFDYRLPGGKVFDSLREYEEKLQSGGDMIQYAEEAIRRECREETGLIAHTLKLFSISRAGATIEWDLYYFIVDTFEESPKGQELEHGEHITPEWIAIDDVKKMCLDGRIQEDRTVGVLLRYILCNSK
- a CDS encoding DedA family protein — protein: MKSFKNFLKITTLVLHVIFLIAMIGIGILSFTSPETIRTILDWMGEQIRSWGNWNYLILFLVAMIESFPFIGVVVPGMNVMILVGGFFVQRDMNIFLLSAVLAMLGACLGNALGYMMGRISGKELLQKYGLWIGLGPKELGFLERQVHKNGFWFIIGGKFHNLLRSFVPYLAASQGLSGRKFWVANIVGSSIWAVCILLIGIFFVESYEVVLQYLSYILIVVIVGVFAVYSYKQKKKL
- a CDS encoding ribonucleoside triphosphate reductase, with translation MALYKIRKRNGAIVTFNRHKIEHAIQKAIEAVGGEDFSRVHTLADEVIARAKEHAGADLPNVEMIQDAVEEILIKHGHDSVAKAFILYREKRAETRTDRLVVVEVGKTMEEYLNRSDWRVNANANSGYSLGGMLLNTSGKITANYWLSHIYPSEVGNAHRNGDYHIHDLDMFSGYCAGWSLRQLLEEGFNGMPNRIESAPPRNLQAAVNQMINFLGTLQNEWAGAQAFSSFDTYLSPYVYKHEQELRRDIDEYGMKFSSDVEKEKYIDEKTYAYVYQQMQNFVFGLNVPSRWGTQTPFTNITLDWTCPEDLADKGLHLGGYDKGEYVKKFGELDKERAIINKALLEVYAAGDSKGRVFTFPIPTYNITEDFPWDSPDTLRIFDVTAKYGLPYFQNFIGSQYKRVKDEHGNMVTVENKEAYKPGAVRSMCCRLQLDLRELLKRGNGLFGSAEMTGSIGVVTLNLARIGYNTKGDKEAFKERIHQLMNLAKTSLEIKRKVLGEWLEKGLYPYTYRYLRSFRNHFSTIGLNGMNEAIMNFTEGKEDISTDWGKAFATEVLEYMRDVLKEYQEETGNMYNLEATPAEGTTYRFAKEDQKQLPHIIQSGTPDNPYYTNSSQLPVNFTDDAFEALEYQNELQCKYTGGTVLHLYMGERMSDAEACKNLIKKALSNYQLPYITVTPTFSICPKHGYVNGEHDYCPKCDAELGYTGTKFDIDFRKIYTADDKKMHELEHTHACECSTPVV
- the nrdD gene encoding anaerobic ribonucleoside-triphosphate reductase, yielding MSAFFIDCNGNTVERTKCEIYTRVMGYYRPVSQFNNGKKSEFYTRTYFDEAKSDNSCFMTQYGAA
- a CDS encoding anaerobic ribonucleoside-triphosphate reductase activating protein, with the translated sequence MASEFISFRWFWVLLPSKVPEGRQKLKWFDDLASPRVPITFQSMLLSGIKKSTLLDYPGKVATIVFTMGCNMRCGYCHNSEFVLPEKMKEICHDCISEDVFFRFLKTRTGFLDGVVVCGGEPTIHSDLPNFCRKIKEAGFLVKLDTNGSNPDMLERLLDEGILDYVAMDIKYPLEQYRIVSGVEFDITLYQKSIALIMARLPNYEFRTTVIKGVHSEEDMKKIGETIQGAKNYYLQNYRPGNTLDPNFVGGSFLESELLELQKIMEPYVEKCGVRM